The Theileria equi strain WA chromosome 2 map unlocalized gcontig_1105316255037, whole genome shotgun sequence genomic sequence TATTTAAGCTAATGATATACTATGTACATATTCTAGAAACACACAGATTAGTCTATAAGCAGAGAATATTCAAACGTTCGACATGTAAATAATTTTCCAACAATTAACTCAAATGTGAATGGATTGTTTCATCCAAAGCAATTTTACCCGGCGATTATGTGAAATGTAAAGACTGTCATGCAAAATAACGCAAATGCTGATATACTTGGGAAACTGAATCCATCAGATGCTGATTCGCCACCTTGTATGGTAGATTTCTCATGAGCAATCGAAGCATCAAATGTTTCTTTTGGTACACGAGCCCATGTACCAACTTTTCTCATAACATAACACGGTCTTTGAGTGTCATCATCCGATATAGTGAGGTGAGCCAAAAAAGGTTTGTCGTTGTGAAGGTAAACATATGCCTCAGTACATTTTTCCTGGGTAGCTTTCCTTTGCCAAATGAGACTATGGTCTTCAACTACTTTAAATATGTAAGAGTCTCCGAGTGAAGTATAACGAACGCAAGGAATTCCATCAGTGACGTCGTTATCAGCCTTAAAAACGTCTGGATCGATCGTACCGATAATGTTCAATACAATCGGTTCGGAGTTTGATGCGCAACCATAAAAACTCAACGCCAAAGACAAAACAACCGAGAGAATGATCATTATTACACTCTATAGAGGCGCATATGTGAAGTAATACTGAGTAATTGGTGTTCAAAATATGCAATTTTTGCAATAAGTTGAACACACTATTGCTTACACACTGCTAATGAGAAGATGAAACTAGATAAATTatatacaaaatacaaaattatagGTAAAACAGgtagatataaaatataattgCTCCAAATGCTTTTTGCCGCACTGTTAGGGTGCTATGTTCCTATCTCTACTTCAGAATTCATACTTGTGACACTAAATGcttacacattttctcTTGGACAAATATTCTAGCAATAAATCTACCACATATCCCTGTATGATCATTATTGCGTCCAATCTACCGAGCAACGGCACCCGTAACAACCAACCATATGATTCGCTGGAATTATTGGACTACAAGTGTCTTACATCACATATCCCCGTGATGTGTACGTATTTATGGTCGATATCATCTGTATAATGTGAAATCCTCTGAAATAACGTGCTTGAGTTGTAGAGGTTGAATGAGTAGCCTCGATCTGACTTTCTGCGATTTAGTAACTCTGTAGGATACCATAGTGAATATATAGAATATTTACAACCCATCAATTCTCTAGGAGACGGTGTTGGTATTGTCCATCTTGGTTGATGGTATAGGTCCTCGTTTCCATATctcattcctccatatGGTAGGATATCTCACCGATAGCaatgataaaaagaataagcaagtgatggaagtactctcaagacaTCTACCTTTATAGTAAAACAAGTAATTTagtataccaagagttaaaGTGAGAGACTCTCTAGCACTCCAGTATatcaacaagagagtagtctagaggggagtcTCTCTACCTCCTACCACAGGtagggagaacatactgcattatatccatagggagtAATCATGAGAGGCTATtaagatggagtagtagttCCAGGAGATGATCCAGACTTTCTCATTTTGTCAAGCTTATTGAAGAAATCATCCCTAGTGAGATCCTTCCAGCCACCATCAGCGttcttctcaaaatacttgACATTGAATTGGCCTCCAGCGTGAACATTTAGGAGAACAAGGAAATATTCATCCTTTCCATAGATATTCCCTCCTGtacacttttcatttccagaGGCAGTCCAAACAATAGCTTCACCATCAAGAACAGAAGATATATGATGACCACTATTTGGCATAAATCCTCTGTAACTTACTCCATTTCTCTCATTATTCCTAATCTCTAATTTGGACTCATCAGGACTTGTAAGATCAAGGACGCATGGAACAGTAGGTTTAGGAGCGCCTGCTTGGGAAGTAATAGAGGAAGTAGTATTTGCGAGAGGTGGAGTAGAAGCTAGAGCAGTTTCAGTTTGAGGTCGAGGATTTTGAGGAGATCTAGAACTATTTCCACTAGATTGACTAGCACCATAAGAGTGttgttcttcatcaacTTCAGAATTAGTACCTTTAACTTGAGTGGTATTAGTACCTTGGCCAATTGAGTTAGAAGTATGAGCAGATTCGGTATCAACATCACCAACTTCACTACTAGTAGATTGACTAGATATACTAGCAGAACGGGCTTGAGTTTGCagttgaggaagagactctACAGGTTTTTGAGGTGGACTCCTAAGATTATCTCTAGATGCTTCCCTGGAACCTCCTTGTACTGCTTGAACAGTAACTCTGTCATTCGTTTtaccttttccaaaacAACCAAAGCAACCTGCACTGCATAGTCTCACTAGACATACCGTCCACAGTACTGccagaatcctcatcttgCAGAGACTTTGTCTAAACCAAAATAAGAACTAGAGTCTTGCTAGATAATACACAACaggcgtgacaaaagactataggtctaaacaaacaaagggCACAGATACAAGATGGACTCTGACTCTTCAATTCTAGGGGACTTTGGATCCTCCACAGAAACTGAGACTTGTTAAATATAACAGATATAAGAAAATAACGGGATAAATAATGCAGGAGAGGGTTGTATAATGTCATACAAACCAGAGTACCGCGTACTACTTTGTATGTGTAACTAACGATAGAAGAATAGGAGTTGAAGAAAGGGAACCAGAGGAAAAACTGGAAGTTCTGAAAGTGTAATATATAATAATCTAAATTCGGGACATTTTAAGTAGATTATTAGGTAGGTAAATGTAGGAGTGTAAGAATTACAAATTCTACTCATGCAATACTTTGGAGAATGCCTTTAGCGATAGGTCTAATTTTGTCCCCTCTACTAAATTATTAAAACTGTGAGACAGTGTTTTAACAGTCTTCTGCTCTGCATCCAATTGTGAAAATACCTTTTCACAAGACAAAGGAACAAGGGGTGCCAAAAAGTGAGATAAGAAATAAACTGACTCTAACAAAAGTCGGACATGACCTGCCTCTACAACAGATCCTGACAGGTGTCCTTCAAAGTGTTCTCTGCATTTTTTGAAAGCATCAATGGTTGTGAGTATAGCACTTCTGAAGTCAAAATCTTCAGCAACAACAAAGAGAACTATACCACTTTTTTTTATCGGTTTCAGCAGGCAGATCCAAAACACCAATCTTTTTAACTTTTTTAATCTCTTCATCAAATTCCTTTCCTTGGTGCATGGAACCAAAGAACCCGGTTACATTAGTCCCAGCTTTTCTTAACATCTCCTGCTTACCTCCAGGGTGGCTCCTTCCACGAAATAAAAAACATCTGCAAGAAAGGAACTGAGGTTGGGAAGACTATCCAATCATCACTTTAGTTTCATCTATGGCTTCGTGGAATCTGATGAGAGTATCTACCCTCTTGTCAGTACAAGTATCTTTACTGGTCCAGCTGGACAATTCTCCATTGCCTACTCATCTTAGCTATCGTGTAAATCAATGCGTAATATTAGTGTACAGTTTGAAATCTTTGGTACACTTCTATGCCCACAGGGCACTAATAAGTCCATATAACGGACGTGGTCCCAAACTAGGACTAACCATGGAGACTGTCCACAGTATCATTCAGAAACCCCTTTAGTCTCTCATACTTTCTGCAGTGTCTTTGTAGTATCTGGAAAGTTTTTAAGCATATCCCTCACTTTATCTGGACATGATTCCGGGTTAGGCGGTAGGTCCTTGTAAAGTGACCAGTTTGTGCTGTTGACAGAGTCTCGTTTGCACCAAGTCACTGTAGTGGCATCCTTGGGATCAGTAGAGGTGGATAAGTAGAGTAAGAGTGGCTTATTTTTAGTATTAGCCGGACCAAAGTAGATGAGAGTTTCCTTGAGACCCTTGACAGTGGTGATACCAGTCTGTTCATAGttattctccaaaagaCCTGCTATCGAGTCAAGTCCAGAAacattccagtagtagtaTTTCTCCTCACCAGTGAGTTCCTTCTCATCTACCTTCATCTGGTGATGACAAGGACAAGTTATTGTGGTAGTAGTTTCCTTCTTGACAACATTGGGTCGATGAGCTCCGTTTCTAATGCAGTTCTGGTAGTCCAAAGCACCCTTGAGAACACTTTCAGGTAGTTTAGTCGTCTCATCATGATTTTTTCTGATCCAGCCTCCGTTCTTGTCAGAAGTGTAGTACTCGTATCTGTCAAACTTGACCACCTCAACCAAGAGGGGAGACTGGTACTCGGTGTCAAGGACCCAGTAGAAGATGGTGAAGTTGAGTACCTCGTCGGTAGTTGAGACACCATCAGTCTTTACTTGCCCATGAATAATGGAGTTCACTTTGAATGTCTCTTCGTTCTTCACACTGTGAGTAAGTTTCACATACTTGCCATCATCAGTAGTCGTCTTTGAAACCTCTATAGTCTCTCCGCTGAAGGAGTCAACATAGGAACAGTGGTCTCCAGTAGTAGGTCCCTTTGAAGAGTCAAAGATGACAGAAGGAGCATAGGCCTCAGCCAACAACTTCAGGAATATCTCCTTGTTGTCATCCACGTAGTAAATGTGAGGGAGCCTGTCCTCAGGCCAGTTGGTAATGTCCTTCCAACTGTTGAGATTGCAAGCAGCCCTCATGTACCACTTCCTACCGACCTTAGGCTTGCCAAGGATATAGAGGAGAAGAGGTACTTCAGGTCTCTTGGAGTAGGAAAAGGTGCGCACCCAGGCCTGCTCCTTGGAAGACTTTATGTCAGGGATTTCAGCTGAACCCTCCTTGAATCTCGCTATGCGGTACTCCTCACCCTCACTGATGTGGTAGGTGGTTCTGTAGTAAGACTTGTCGTAGGGAGTAGTGACCATGGCAGTAACCAACTTTGTGCCACAACAGGCGTGACAAGCGTCACCCTCTCTCACAGAGATATCGATGGTGTGAGCCCAGTTCCTGTTGCAATTGTTGATGTCCAGAGATGCCAGAAGGTTGTCCTTGGTCACCAGGGGAGTTGCAGTCCAGGTGTGGTCGTAGCTGCTGAAGTAGTGATAGTTGGAAGTGCCTTCACACTCCACCAGGACGAGTAGAGGGGTCTTCAAATCCACATCTTCAACCCAGAAGTAGGCAGTCACAACGCACCTCTTCTGCAGCGCGTCATCAAAACCGTACATATAGTACTTGTGGAGGTAGATTCCTGCAACAATACAACCAGTCACTGGAGTGTGAGTGATGGCTCTGTAGACTGGGTGAGCGGAGGGACAGGTGGTCTCCGACAAACTAACCTTCTTGCTGTCGTAGGACGGATTTTCATAGTGTTTGGCGGTCCCTGGAGAGGGGGAGAAGGAGAGTTCCAGGTATACAGGGTCACTCGTACTGTTGGAGGCACTCATTATGAGATTATCCTTTAGAGAGTGTCTTGAAACTCCAGTAAGGTGTCTTGTGTCTTCACTGGGTGAATACTGGTGAGTGGTAGGAGAATGACTGTACTGGAGACCCCATGGGGAATAAAGGTCCATTAATTTTACTATTTGCCATATCCTACTCCAGACTGACTGCTTTAATGTATACATGAGACTATTGTGTACGCCTTTGACCATATATTGGTACCCTGACTAACCAGATGTGTTACCTATCCGTACTACTACTGTCCTACCATACACATCCCTCACTGTGTAGGTCCCTAGACCACCgtaggctttagccggaggAAGTGATGAGAGTACATGACTGTAAGGAGCTTGTGTAACCATAGAGTCCCCCTTTAGAGGTAGTGTCTCCAGAGGGAGTACCCTCTCTAGTGGTCATCTACTCATCCAGTACTGTCTCCCTTAGTATTGTTTCCGAGTAGGATTAGTGAGGTCATTCTAGTGAGTGTCTAGTAGTATCTCCTGGTGTCTCTGGAGGTTGCCTGCTGAGAGATAGGATGTTGATATGCTCCCTTTGATTGCACTTAGACTCTCATGGAGTATAACTACTATGGCGACTGGAGAACATGATGAATGGGTGGGAGCGGAGGAGGACTATCGTCATAAGCTCTTTATCCTACTGACCAAGTATCTACCGTAGAACTGGACTCCACTGAATACACCAATGAGTAGTATGATGGGTCACCATTTACACTTGCTGAACTAATAGGACAGTAGACTTTATGAATTGTGATTTGGTCTTGCAGGACTAGGTGCTGTTCTATGGAAAACTGCTCCTGCTACTCTTAAAGGTCTTGGATATGCTTTTCTTGCAACAGGTGTTGCTGGTGGTCTTATTGGAATATGGAAACTGTATAGTCGCTATTATAGAGACCCTCTTGTACGCCTGATCTAATGATACTCTTGGGAAGTCTAcggagacccttgggttagacagatatgagtctatggagatactctccagtatggagactagggaatcTGTACTGACTAGTTtgtcttaatttgttggtttgtttttgtttcatgttagttgtttctgttcttATTGGGTTGTCATCCGTAGTCTACTGTTGTATGGCAGGATCGACTTCTCTAGGTCGACTGCTGCAGGATCCTTTTTTAGCCTTTGGTCTCCCATTCATCCACACTGATCATTCTGgtcacaccagttgagagtTGGGAGTAGTATGAGGATCTTGGCAGTGCTATGGACGGTGTGTTTGGTAAGACTCTGTTACTGTGGGAGTGATTTACAACCACAAAATTCCCCTGAAGCTACTGGACaagaatctccagaggcTGTAAAGCCTTTAAGCCCTTTCCTCACCAAGGTCGATGGATCCTTATTCGATGTAGAGGAGGCTGAGGAATATGCTGTTAAGGTTCTAAAGCTGACCAGTAAGAAGGGTGTTACTGCTAAGAATGTAAGgtatgatggaaaggacATATGGTCTGCCAGGGCTGTAGTTGGTTCTCCTTGTTCTTCAGCAACTCTTTACTTTGATGGAGATAAGCCTACTCTGGCTGTTATAAGGACAACAGGTTTCTTTGGTGGCGAATCCACGGTCTACAAGTACTATGATGGTAGTAAGTGGCAGAAcgataatgaagatgacCATAAAAAGAGGCGGGCTGCTCTGAAGAAGTATAAGCATGCACTTCCTGCCACTCTAGACCTTGTCACTCCAGATAGTAAGAAGATTGATGTGTATACAGAAACAGAATCCGGAGCATCCTTCCAGGAGTATTCTCCGAAGAGGGCTTTCCACATATCCTCTGTTGTAGACTCTGGAGCTACTCTATGGGAGGCTTCTGGAGCTACTCTATGGGAGGCTTCTGGAGCTGGCCAAAAGTGTAAACTTGTAGAGTCTTATGCTAAGGATGGTGTAGAACTTCTTTACCTGGAGACTTCCGGTGGTAGTGGTACTAAGTCtaagtactttgaaaagactgGTGGAGTATGGAATGAGCTCAAGAAGGATCAGTTTTATGAGAAAGCAAAGGCATTgattggagaatctggagagGATACTTCTCTAAATATCTCTCATCCGAGTAGAATACTGTGCCAATCCTTCGACTACACTTTTGACGGTAATGCCATAAGACTTATAGTTCCCAAGGAGGGTGTAACCGTTACAAAGTTGGTAGTTGGCACTGAAGAGGTTTATACCCTTTCATCTGGAGAAACATTCGAGTATGCTAAGGCATATCTTAACAAAGATGGTAGACCTGAACTTGTGTTGGTTACCCTAGACAATTCCTCCGGAGACTCAAAGAAGGCTTACTCTAGGAGTGAATGTGGTAAGTGGGTAGCATGTACCAATAGTGATGCTAAGATGAATGGTTTAAGAACCCCTACCGGAGCGAGGTTCTGCACTTCAGTTGACCTTTCATTAGCCAATAGCACTGACGAATGCAGTATCTTTGAGGTGGAACTACTGG encodes the following:
- a CDS encoding hypothetical protein (encoded by transcript BEWA_044380A) — encoded protein: MLRKAGTNVTGFFGSMHQGKEFDEEIKKVKKIVLFVVAEDFDFRSAILTTIDAFKKCREHFEGHLSGSVVEAGHVRLLLESVYFLSHFLAPLVPLSCEKVFSQLDAEQKTVKTLSHSFNNLVEGTKLDLSLKAFSKVLHE
- a CDS encoding signal peptide containing protein (encoded by transcript BEWA_044400A) → MRILAVLWTVCLVRLCYCGSDLQPQNSPEATGQESPEAVKPLSPFLTKVDGSLFDVEEAEEYAVKVLKLTSKKGVTAKNVRYDGKDIWSARAVVGSPCSSATLYFDGDKPTLAVIRTTGFFGGESTVYKYYDGSKWQNDNEDDHKKRRAALKKYKHALPATLDLVTPDSKKIDVYTETESGASFQEYSPKRAFHISSVVDSGATLWEASGATLWEASGAGQKCKLVESYAKDGVELLYLETSGGSGTKSKYFEKTGGVWNELKKDQFYEKAKALIGESGEDTSLNISHPSRILCQSFDYTFDGNAIRLIVPKEGVTVTKLVVGTEEVYTLSSGETFEYAKAYLNKDGRPELVLVTLDNSSGDSKKAYSRSECGKWVACTNSDAKMNGLRTPTGARFCTSVDLSLANSTDECSIFEVELLGVTTRQFYPKPGYLAKEI
- a CDS encoding uncharacterized protein (encoded by transcript BEWA_044360A); this translates as MIILSVVLSLALSFYGCASNSEPIVLNIIGTIDPDVFKADNDVTDGIPCVRYTSLGDSYIFKVVEDHSLIWQRKATQEKCTEAYVYLHNDKPFLAHLTISDDDTQRPCYVMRKVGTWARVPKETFDASIAHEKSTIQGGESASDGFSFPSISAFALFCMTVFTFHIIAG
- a CDS encoding hypothetical protein (encoded by transcript BEWA_044390A), yielding MVKGVHNSLMYTLKQSVWSRIWQIVKLMDLYSPWGLQYSHSPTTHQYSPSEDTRHLTGVSRHSLKDNLIMSASNSTSDPVYLELSFSPSPGTAKHYENPSYDSKKVSLSETTCPSAHPVYRAITHTPVTGCIVAGIYLHKYYMYGFDDALQKRCVVTAYFWVEDVDLKTPLLVLVECEGTSNYHYFSSYDHTWTATPLVTKDNLLASLDINNCNRNWAHTIDISVREGDACHACCGTKLVTAMVTTPYDKSYYRTTYHISEGEEYRIARFKEGSAEIPDIKSSKEQAWVRTFSYSKRPEVPLLLYILGKPKVGRKWYMRAACNLNSWKDITNWPEDRLPHIYYVDDNKEIFLKLLAEAYAPSVIFDSSKGPTTGDHCSYVDSFSGETIEVSKTTTDDGKYVKLTHSVKNEETFKVNSIIHGQVKTDGVSTTDEVLNFTIFYWVLDTEYQSPLLVEVVKFDRYEYYTSDKNGGWIRKNHDETTKLPESVLKGALDYQNCIRNGAHRPNVVKKETTTTITCPCHHQMKVDEKELTGEEKYYYWNVSGLDSIAGLLENNYEQTGITTVKGLKETLIYFGPANTKNKPLLLYLSTSTDPKDATTVTWCKRDSVNSTNWSLYKDLPPNPESCPDKVRDMLKNFPDTTKTLQKV
- a CDS encoding signal peptide containing protein (encoded by transcript BEWA_044370A); amino-acid sequence: MRILAVLWTVCLVRLCSAGCFGCFGKGKTNDRVTVQAVQGGSREASRDNLRSPPQKPVESLPQLQTQARSASISSQSTSSEVGDVDTESAHTSNSIGQGTNTTQVKGTNSEVDEEQHSYGASQSSGNSSRSPQNPRPQTETALASTPPLANTTSSITSQAGAPKPTVPCVLDLTSPDESKLEIRNNERNGVSYRGFMPNSGHHISSVLDGEAIVWTASGNEKCTGGNIYGKDEYFLVLLNVHAGGQFNVKYFEKNADGGWKDLTRDDFFNKLDKMRKSGSSPGTTTPS